A window of the Deinococcus gobiensis I-0 genome harbors these coding sequences:
- a CDS encoding diacylglycerol/lipid kinase family protein, producing the protein MTASSSAGRSFAVVLNPQAGRGLAQRRWPELDAQMRARGLAFSLVAASSGPEALARVRALPPEVAVLAVGGDGTVGALLPALVGTGRPLGVVPLGSGNDYAGMTGLKPGNFAAALDRLAGDPRPVDALEAEIVAGDRAGERRLLLNGLGLGFDAQVNEAALRAPPRLPGFGRYLWGVLGALGRLRLGRAEIMVDGRALYAGPSCLVAVMNGTRYGGGFLISPRSDARDGRIEAVVGGALGRGGVLRLMGHVLRGTHLGQPGVFGGSGETVTVRWDRPTPLHLDGDAAGRATEVRARVRPGALLLFGAEHVRT; encoded by the coding sequence GTGACAGCCTCCTCTTCTGCCGGACGCTCTTTCGCGGTCGTTCTCAACCCACAGGCCGGGCGGGGACTGGCGCAGCGGCGCTGGCCCGAACTGGACGCCCAGATGCGCGCGCGCGGCCTCGCCTTTTCCCTTGTCGCGGCGTCCAGCGGTCCCGAGGCCCTGGCGCGGGTGCGGGCGCTTCCCCCGGAGGTGGCCGTGCTCGCGGTCGGCGGCGACGGCACGGTGGGCGCGCTGCTGCCCGCCCTGGTGGGCACCGGGCGGCCCTTGGGCGTGGTGCCCCTGGGCAGCGGCAACGACTACGCCGGCATGACGGGTCTGAAGCCCGGCAACTTTGCGGCGGCCCTGGACCGCCTCGCGGGTGACCCCCGGCCGGTGGACGCCCTGGAGGCCGAGATCGTCGCGGGGGACCGGGCGGGCGAGCGCCGACTGCTCCTCAACGGCCTGGGCCTGGGCTTCGATGCGCAGGTGAACGAGGCGGCCCTGCGCGCGCCGCCCCGGCTGCCCGGCTTCGGGCGCTATCTCTGGGGGGTGCTGGGGGCACTGGGCCGCCTGCGCCTGGGCCGCGCCGAGATCATGGTGGACGGCCGCGCGCTGTACGCCGGGCCGAGCTGTCTCGTGGCGGTCATGAACGGCACGCGCTACGGCGGCGGTTTTCTCATCAGCCCCCGTTCGGACGCGCGTGACGGCCGTATCGAAGCGGTGGTGGGCGGCGCACTGGGCCGGGGCGGCGTGCTGCGCCTCATGGGTCACGTGCTGCGCGGCACCCACCTGGGCCAGCCGGGAGTCTTCGGCGGGTCTGGGGAGACGGTCACGGTGCGCTGGGACCGCCCCACGCCCCTGCACCTCGACGGCGACGCGGCGGGCCGGGCCACCGAGGTCCGCGCCCGCGTGCGTCCCGGCGCGCTGCTGCTGTTCGGCGCAGAACACGTCCGAACATGA
- the wecB gene encoding non-hydrolyzing UDP-N-acetylglucosamine 2-epimerase codes for MSKKIVLAFGTRPEATKMAPVYAALARESGLTPLILSTGQQRQMLDGALAVFGLTPDRDLNVMTDRQTLADLTARIVPQAGRTLREMGADMVLVHGDTATSFCVALSAFYEGIPVGHVEAGLRSGSLSEPFPEEANRRLTGVLSTLDFAPTAGSKANLLREGKAPGGVVVTGQTAVDAVREVAGRVALRPEWRARVEAGQRLVTVTMHRRENQPVMREMAQALGRVAARFPDTHFIYPVHLSPAVQEAVRPALGEVPNFELTEPLDYSDMAPLMAASALLATDSGGLQEEGAALGVPVAVLRNVTERPEGVEAGVLKLAGNDPATLEAVLTELLGSETQLARMRAARNPYGDGLASGRIAQAIAWHFGLAGRPDDWA; via the coding sequence ATGAGCAAGAAGATCGTACTGGCCTTCGGCACCCGTCCGGAAGCGACCAAGATGGCCCCGGTGTACGCCGCCCTGGCGCGCGAAAGCGGCCTGACCCCCCTCATCCTCTCGACCGGCCAGCAGCGCCAGATGCTCGACGGCGCGCTCGCCGTGTTCGGCCTCACGCCCGACCGCGACCTCAACGTCATGACCGACCGCCAGACGCTGGCCGACCTCACCGCCCGCATCGTGCCCCAGGCCGGGCGCACCCTGCGCGAGATGGGCGCCGACATGGTCCTCGTCCACGGCGACACGGCCACGTCGTTCTGCGTGGCGCTCTCGGCCTTCTACGAGGGCATTCCGGTCGGCCACGTCGAGGCCGGGCTGCGCTCGGGGTCCCTCAGCGAGCCCTTTCCCGAGGAGGCCAACCGCCGCCTGACCGGCGTGCTCTCCACCCTGGACTTCGCGCCCACCGCCGGCAGCAAGGCCAACCTGCTGCGCGAGGGCAAGGCGCCGGGCGGCGTGGTCGTCACCGGCCAGACCGCCGTGGACGCCGTGCGCGAGGTCGCGGGCCGCGTAGCGCTGCGCCCCGAGTGGCGCGCGCGGGTAGAGGCCGGGCAGCGCCTCGTGACCGTCACCATGCACCGCCGCGAGAACCAGCCGGTGATGCGTGAGATGGCGCAGGCGCTCGGCCGGGTGGCGGCGCGTTTCCCCGACACCCACTTCATCTACCCGGTCCACCTGTCGCCCGCCGTGCAGGAGGCGGTGCGCCCGGCGCTGGGCGAGGTGCCCAACTTCGAGCTGACCGAGCCGCTGGACTACAGCGACATGGCCCCCCTGATGGCGGCCTCGGCCCTGCTGGCGACCGATTCGGGGGGCCTCCAGGAGGAGGGCGCGGCGCTGGGCGTGCCGGTGGCGGTGCTGCGCAACGTGACCGAGCGGCCCGAGGGCGTCGAGGCCGGGGTGCTGAAACTCGCGGGCAACGACCCGGCGACGCTGGAGGCGGTGCTGACCGAGTTGCTGGGCAGTGAAACGCAACTCGCGCGGATGCGGGCGGCGCGCAACCCCTACGGCGACGGCCTGGCCTCGGGGCGCATCGCGCAGGCGATCGCCTGGCACTTCGGGCTCGCCGGGCGCCCCGACGACTGGGCCTGA
- a CDS encoding MraY family glycosyltransferase, producing the protein MDSLRAFAAQLGIADPTGAGFLSVLVTFAVALVFTWLFIPRLREFAVQNGWADQPNARRLNKEPLPNAGGLAIFAGFVVSVVVAWALRPIVVELVNIQVLAIMLGAAIMVMTGFIDDQFGLSPLSRLLVQVLVSALLIVNGLKIDFNAIPFLPVLPHGISEPLSAALTVLWIVGLTNAVNLMDGVDGVVGGVGFVVSMVLLATAAQFPDRAAAVILLAGLGGAALGYLRYNFNPSRIIMGDAGAYLFGFTLAAVSLLGTLKFSAGASLIVPLIVLALPVLDTTQVVIGRLARGIRNPLGHPDKTHIHHRVLARTASARRTAAILWAVALACGVVGMILQGVRPAAIVGTAVFVGLCLWFVAYRRIRAHGLESGATTTEVREG; encoded by the coding sequence ATGGACTCATTGCGGGCCTTCGCGGCACAACTCGGCATTGCCGACCCCACGGGCGCGGGGTTTCTCAGCGTTCTGGTCACGTTCGCGGTGGCCCTGGTCTTCACGTGGCTCTTCATTCCGCGCCTGCGCGAGTTCGCGGTGCAGAACGGCTGGGCCGACCAGCCGAATGCGCGGCGGCTGAACAAGGAGCCGCTGCCCAACGCGGGGGGGCTGGCGATCTTCGCGGGCTTCGTCGTGAGCGTCGTGGTGGCCTGGGCGCTGCGGCCCATCGTGGTCGAACTCGTCAACATCCAGGTGCTCGCCATCATGCTCGGGGCGGCCATCATGGTCATGACGGGCTTCATCGACGACCAGTTCGGCCTCTCGCCGCTCTCGCGGCTGCTCGTGCAGGTGCTCGTCTCGGCGCTGCTGATCGTCAACGGCCTGAAGATCGACTTCAATGCCATCCCCTTCCTGCCGGTGTTGCCCCACGGGATCAGCGAGCCGCTGAGCGCCGCACTGACCGTCCTGTGGATCGTGGGCCTGACGAACGCCGTGAACCTGATGGACGGGGTGGACGGCGTGGTGGGCGGCGTGGGGTTCGTGGTCAGCATGGTGCTGCTCGCCACGGCGGCGCAGTTCCCCGACCGCGCGGCGGCCGTGATCCTGCTCGCGGGGCTGGGGGGGGCGGCGCTGGGCTACCTGCGCTACAACTTCAATCCCAGCCGAATCATCATGGGCGATGCGGGGGCCTACCTGTTCGGCTTCACGCTCGCGGCCGTGAGCCTGCTGGGCACCCTGAAATTCAGCGCCGGGGCCAGCCTGATCGTGCCCCTGATCGTGCTGGCGCTGCCGGTGCTCGACACCACGCAGGTCGTGATCGGGCGGCTAGCGCGCGGCATCCGGAACCCGCTGGGGCACCCCGACAAGACCCACATCCACCACCGCGTGCTCGCGCGCACGGCCTCGGCGCGGCGCACGGCCGCGATCCTCTGGGCGGTCGCGCTGGCCTGCGGCGTGGTCGGCATGATCCTTCAGGGCGTGCGGCCCGCCGCCATCGTGGGCACGGCCGTCTTCGTGGGCCTGTGCCTGTGGTTCGTGGCCTACCGCCGTATCCGCGCGCACGGCCTGGAAAGCGGAGCGACCACCACCGAAGTCCGGGAGGGCTGA
- the upp gene encoding uracil phosphoribosyltransferase: MVTTVSHPLVQHKLSLMRDVRTGVKEFRELAGEVSLLLAYEAMRDLELAPERLSTPIEEGEFPMLSGKKLALVAILRAGLIMTDAIVSLVPAAKVGHIGLYRDPESLLPVAYYNKLPADIAERRVFLTDPMLATGGSASAAITRLKEAGAQSIKLMTILSAPEGIALIERDHPDVEIVTAAVDPQLNDHGYIVPGLGDAGDRIYGTK, from the coding sequence ATGGTAACCACCGTGTCCCACCCCCTGGTCCAACACAAGCTGTCCCTCATGCGCGACGTGAGAACGGGCGTCAAGGAGTTCCGTGAGCTGGCCGGAGAGGTCAGCCTGCTGCTGGCCTACGAAGCGATGCGCGACCTCGAACTGGCCCCCGAGCGGCTGAGCACGCCCATCGAGGAGGGCGAGTTCCCGATGCTCAGCGGCAAGAAGCTGGCGCTCGTGGCGATCCTGCGCGCCGGCCTGATCATGACCGACGCCATCGTGTCGCTGGTGCCGGCGGCCAAGGTGGGCCACATCGGCCTGTACCGCGACCCCGAGAGCCTGCTGCCGGTCGCCTACTACAACAAGCTGCCCGCCGACATCGCCGAGCGCCGCGTGTTCCTCACCGACCCCATGCTGGCGACCGGCGGCAGCGCCAGCGCGGCCATCACCCGGCTCAAGGAGGCGGGCGCGCAGTCCATCAAGCTCATGACCATCCTCTCGGCCCCCGAGGGCATCGCCCTGATCGAGCGCGACCATCCCGACGTGGAGATCGTCACGGCCGCCGTGGACCCGCAGCTCAACGACCACGGGTACATCGTGCCGGGGCTGGGCGACGCGGGCGACCGTATCTACGGGACGAAGTAG
- a CDS encoding phosphotransferase, with product MSLRPTAAQGEPPAHRFPELERRYGPLTPMDQGMQSRVYVTADGETVVKVYRTQRGEHRLEAENMRRADMGEWALDAVEADGVEALIMRRFRGHPLRPADVPLALPRLRTSLAALHRERRGQVNLDKVRVRLRRFRSALAAYPLEDLFAAVEIPLDSGLLDQPAAFCHLDLWHDNILMAERPVRTPDGEGRAAEVLIIDWTKAAWDDPLRDLALLKTGTLDLLPPAESLEAALSFLPERDHATLRRYRAYLALTTLHDLYWFLMNEPYEFEEQSVLKLGRTRHALARLPE from the coding sequence ATGAGCCTGCGGCCCACCGCCGCGCAGGGCGAGCCCCCGGCCCACCGTTTTCCCGAGCTGGAGCGCCGTTACGGCCCCCTGACCCCGATGGACCAGGGGATGCAGAGCCGCGTGTACGTGACCGCCGACGGCGAGACGGTCGTCAAGGTGTACCGCACCCAGCGCGGCGAGCACCGCCTGGAAGCCGAGAACATGCGCCGCGCCGACATGGGCGAGTGGGCGCTGGACGCCGTCGAGGCCGACGGGGTCGAGGCCCTGATCATGCGCCGGTTCCGGGGGCATCCGCTCAGACCCGCCGACGTGCCGCTCGCCCTGCCCCGGCTGCGGACCTCGCTCGCGGCGCTGCACCGGGAGCGGCGGGGGCAGGTCAACCTCGACAAGGTGCGGGTGCGGCTGCGGCGCTTCCGCTCGGCGCTGGCCGCCTACCCGCTCGAGGACCTGTTCGCCGCCGTCGAGATTCCCCTCGATTCGGGGCTGCTCGACCAGCCGGCGGCGTTCTGCCACCTCGACCTGTGGCACGACAACATCCTGATGGCCGAGCGGCCTGTCCGGACCCCGGACGGAGAGGGAAGGGCTGCCGAGGTCCTGATCATCGACTGGACCAAGGCCGCCTGGGACGATCCTCTGCGCGATCTGGCCCTTCTCAAGACCGGTACCCTGGACCTGCTGCCCCCGGCCGAGAGCCTGGAGGCCGCCCTGAGTTTCCTGCCGGAGCGGGATCACGCCACGCTGCGCCGCTACCGCGCCTATCTCGCCCTGACCACCCTGCACGACCTGTACTGGTTCCTGATGAACGAGCCCTACGAATTCGAGGAACAGAGTGTCCTGAAGCTCGGGCGCACGCGGCACGCGCTGGCGCGGCTGCCCGAGTAG
- a CDS encoding HD-GYP domain-containing protein — MFRRPRPAAPNTPPEAQAAAASPAVPETDPARVLGELLARPNLTAVLEQSLAQAAALLGGEVRGFAVIRRGQDQVVGVLGYPRSLVGQTLSGPWSAMRPRILTGGSSELYAANSEEIRTVLDNAGMREVPVSLVVPLSERGRQLGALVLDRAPGGGGTVTPQQQEAVARWAQAVTPLLGLLESREEWQRTARQLAASVVEAVESQEFESLGHARAVAEISQELGRALGLTERELEELWFAATLHDLGKLHGEEGHALVGANFLHGVPHLAEAQKAIRHHHERWDGQGEPDKLTGEDIPLYARILAVANAYVRTGDLERVRAQAGKGLDARLVTALEKVEKRAR; from the coding sequence GTGTTCCGACGCCCACGCCCCGCTGCCCCCAACACCCCGCCCGAAGCCCAGGCGGCCGCCGCTTCCCCTGCGGTCCCGGAGACCGATCCTGCCCGCGTGCTGGGCGAACTGCTGGCGCGGCCCAACCTGACGGCGGTGCTGGAACAGTCGCTCGCGCAGGCCGCCGCGCTGCTGGGGGGCGAGGTGCGCGGTTTCGCGGTCATCCGCCGGGGCCAGGACCAGGTCGTGGGCGTCCTGGGCTATCCGCGCTCGCTGGTCGGCCAGACCCTCAGCGGGCCGTGGTCGGCCATGCGCCCGCGCATCCTGACCGGGGGCAGCAGCGAGCTGTACGCGGCCAACAGCGAGGAAATCCGCACCGTACTCGACAACGCCGGGATGCGCGAGGTGCCGGTGTCGCTGGTCGTGCCCCTCAGCGAGCGCGGGCGGCAGCTGGGGGCACTGGTCCTGGACCGCGCGCCAGGGGGCGGGGGCACCGTCACCCCTCAGCAGCAGGAGGCGGTCGCGCGCTGGGCGCAGGCGGTCACGCCGCTGCTGGGCCTGCTCGAGTCGCGTGAGGAGTGGCAGCGCACGGCCCGGCAGCTCGCCGCGTCGGTGGTCGAGGCGGTCGAGAGCCAGGAGTTCGAGTCGCTGGGCCACGCCCGCGCCGTCGCCGAGATCAGCCAGGAACTGGGGCGGGCGCTGGGCCTGACCGAGCGCGAGCTGGAGGAACTGTGGTTCGCCGCCACCCTGCACGACCTGGGCAAGCTGCACGGCGAGGAGGGGCACGCCCTGGTGGGCGCGAACTTCCTGCACGGCGTGCCGCATCTGGCCGAGGCCCAGAAGGCCATCCGTCACCACCATGAACGCTGGGACGGCCAGGGCGAACCCGACAAGCTCACGGGCGAGGACATCCCGCTCTATGCCCGCATCCTGGCGGTCGCCAACGCCTACGTGCGGACCGGCGACCTGGAGCGCGTGCGCGCGCAGGCGGGCAAGGGCCTGGACGCGCGCCTCGTGACCGCGCTGGAAAAAGTGGAGAAGCGCGCCCGGTGA
- a CDS encoding YkgJ family cysteine cluster protein yields the protein MPTPPPSAPGAARPGTPPHQAVTAPVVRGYERYAAQAAQWTRGYESRGGHVYCGAGCFACCDMPIRVSLAEAIITAQAITPEQARRVEEHARAVQANARTAPDEDAYVARHREDVSFCPLLDRATGSCSQYAARPTRCRDTFSAFAAHYCAVGTWESMGRRERAEYRREVARTPGTDGEVHFIAPLEHLSEPIWTAASRAMRSQWGLEVWGDFWTLTTLAADPAFMARVVAGDRRGAAGRARQLGLGHPITLEME from the coding sequence ATGCCTACCCCTCCCCCATCCGCCCCCGGCGCGGCCCGCCCAGGCACGCCCCCGCACCAGGCCGTGACGGCGCCGGTCGTGCGCGGCTACGAGCGTTACGCCGCCCAGGCCGCCCAGTGGACGCGCGGCTACGAGTCGCGCGGCGGCCACGTCTACTGCGGCGCGGGCTGCTTCGCGTGCTGCGACATGCCCATCCGGGTCAGCCTGGCCGAGGCGATCATCACCGCGCAGGCCATCACGCCCGAGCAGGCCCGCCGCGTCGAGGAGCATGCCCGCGCGGTGCAGGCCAACGCCCGCACGGCCCCCGACGAGGACGCCTACGTGGCCCGCCACCGCGAGGACGTGAGCTTCTGCCCGCTGCTCGACCGCGCGACCGGAAGCTGCTCGCAGTACGCCGCGCGGCCCACGCGCTGCCGTGACACCTTCAGCGCTTTTGCGGCGCACTACTGCGCCGTGGGCACCTGGGAGAGCATGGGCCGGCGCGAGCGCGCCGAGTACCGCCGCGAGGTCGCCCGCACGCCCGGCACCGACGGCGAGGTGCATTTCATCGCGCCGCTGGAGCACCTCAGCGAGCCGATCTGGACCGCCGCCAGCCGCGCCATGCGGTCGCAGTGGGGCCTGGAGGTCTGGGGCGACTTCTGGACCCTGACCACCCTGGCCGCCGACCCCGCATTCATGGCGCGCGTCGTGGCGGGCGACCGCCGGGGCGCGGCGGGGCGGGCACGGCAGCTCGGGCTGGGGCACCCGATCACCCTGGAAATGGAGTAA
- a CDS encoding gluconokinase: MTPPAPSPLHLVVMGVSGSGKTTVARALAAELGLTFAEADDFHPPANIAKMTAGIPLTDEDRWPWLRALRGWMADRDARGESTVVTCSALKRSYRDLLRGAGARVQFIDLEGRPELLAARMAGRSGHFMPAALLDSQLDALEPPTPDEQAWTYDVARPPTEIVAEVAARVRRELGQHPAWPPVTPFPG; encoded by the coding sequence ATGACGCCCCCGGCCCCTTCTCCGCTGCACCTCGTCGTGATGGGCGTGTCCGGCTCGGGCAAGACCACGGTCGCCCGCGCCCTGGCCGCCGAACTGGGCCTGACCTTCGCGGAGGCCGACGACTTTCACCCGCCCGCCAACATCGCGAAGATGACGGCGGGCATTCCCCTGACCGACGAGGACCGCTGGCCCTGGCTGCGTGCCCTGCGCGGCTGGATGGCCGACCGGGACGCGCGCGGCGAGAGTACCGTCGTCACCTGCTCGGCCCTGAAGCGGAGCTACCGCGACCTGTTGCGGGGGGCCGGGGCCCGCGTGCAGTTCATAGACCTGGAGGGCCGTCCCGAGCTGCTCGCCGCGCGCATGGCGGGGCGCAGCGGCCACTTCATGCCGGCGGCGCTCCTCGACTCGCAGCTCGACGCGTTGGAGCCCCCGACCCCCGACGAGCAGGCCTGGACCTACGACGTGGCCCGCCCGCCTACCGAGATCGTGGCCGAGGTGGCGGCGCGGGTGCGGCGCGAGCTGGGCCAGCACCCCGCCTGGCCCCCGGTTACTCCATTTCCAGGGTGA
- the scpA gene encoding methylmalonyl-CoA mutase — translation MSDLNAWKALARKDLKGAEPDTLNRVTPEGLTLRPLYTRADTEGLDTDTLPGLPPYMRGPRATMYAARPWTVRQYAGFSTAEASNAFYRRNLAAGQKGLSVAFDLATHRGYDSDHPRVEGDVGKAGVAIDSVEDMKILFDGIPLSEMSVSMTMNGAVLPILAGFIVAGEEQGAALEQLSGTIQNDILKEFMVRNTYIYPPEPSMRIIADIIEYTSQHMPRFNSISISGYHLQEAGANAALELAYTLADGLEYVRAALRKGLDVDAFAPRLSFFFAIGMNFYTEVAKLRAARLLWAELMAGFSPKNPMSSALRTHCQTSGWSLTEQDPYNNVVRTTVEAMAAVFGGTQSLHTNAFDEATNLPTEFSARIARNTQLVLQEETGIPHVIDPWGGSYMMERLTHDLAAEARKLIAEVEGLGGMTRAVESGVPKLRIEESAARKQARIDRGEDVIVGVNKYRPAEATAVEILDIDNAAVRDSQLRRLDEVKATRDLGAVTRTLEALAECARSGEGNLLALSVEAMRARATVGELSVVLEGVWGRHRAEVQTVSGVYAQGYAGDEGFAALQADIATFAEAEGRRPRILVVKMGQDGHDRGAKVIATGFADLGFDVDLGPLFQTPAEAARQAVENDVHVVGVSSQAAGHKTLIPQLVAALREQGAGDILVIAGGVIPQQDYAALREAGVAGIFGPGTPILHSAREVLALLAARQAPTAPEAREEV, via the coding sequence ATGAGCGACCTGAACGCCTGGAAGGCGCTGGCCCGCAAGGACCTGAAGGGGGCCGAGCCGGACACGCTGAACCGCGTGACGCCCGAGGGCCTGACCCTGCGGCCCCTCTACACCCGCGCCGATACCGAGGGCCTGGACACCGATACCCTGCCGGGGCTTCCCCCCTACATGCGCGGCCCGCGCGCCACGATGTACGCGGCGCGGCCCTGGACGGTGCGGCAGTACGCGGGCTTCTCGACCGCCGAGGCGAGCAACGCCTTTTACCGCCGCAACCTCGCCGCCGGGCAAAAGGGCCTGTCGGTGGCCTTCGATCTCGCCACGCATCGGGGCTACGACTCCGACCACCCGCGCGTCGAGGGCGACGTGGGCAAGGCCGGGGTCGCCATCGACTCGGTCGAGGACATGAAGATCCTCTTCGACGGCATTCCCCTGTCCGAGATGTCGGTGAGCATGACCATGAACGGCGCGGTGCTGCCCATCCTGGCGGGCTTCATCGTGGCGGGCGAGGAGCAGGGCGCGGCCCTGGAGCAGCTCTCGGGCACCATCCAGAACGACATCCTCAAAGAGTTCATGGTGCGCAACACCTACATCTACCCGCCGGAACCGTCCATGCGGATCATCGCGGACATCATCGAGTACACCTCGCAGCACATGCCGCGCTTCAACTCGATTTCCATCTCGGGGTACCACCTCCAGGAGGCGGGGGCCAACGCCGCCCTCGAACTCGCCTACACGCTGGCCGACGGACTGGAGTACGTGCGCGCCGCGCTGCGCAAGGGGCTGGACGTGGACGCCTTCGCGCCCCGCCTGAGCTTTTTCTTCGCCATCGGCATGAACTTCTATACCGAGGTCGCCAAGCTGCGTGCCGCCCGGCTGCTGTGGGCCGAGCTGATGGCGGGGTTCTCGCCCAAAAACCCCATGAGCAGCGCCCTGCGCACCCACTGCCAGACCTCGGGCTGGTCGCTGACCGAGCAGGACCCCTACAACAACGTGGTCCGCACGACCGTCGAGGCGATGGCGGCCGTGTTCGGCGGCACGCAGAGCCTGCACACCAACGCCTTCGACGAGGCGACCAACCTGCCCACCGAGTTCTCGGCCCGCATCGCGCGCAACACCCAGCTCGTGTTGCAGGAGGAGACGGGCATTCCGCACGTCATCGACCCCTGGGGCGGCAGCTACATGATGGAGCGCCTGACCCACGACCTCGCCGCCGAGGCCAGGAAGCTGATCGCGGAGGTCGAGGGCCTGGGCGGCATGACGCGGGCGGTCGAGTCGGGCGTGCCCAAGCTGCGCATCGAGGAGTCGGCGGCGCGCAAACAGGCCCGCATCGACCGGGGCGAGGACGTGATCGTCGGCGTGAACAAGTACCGCCCCGCCGAGGCGACCGCCGTCGAGATCCTCGACATCGACAACGCGGCCGTGCGCGACTCGCAGCTCCGGCGGCTGGACGAGGTCAAGGCCACGCGCGACCTCGGGGCCGTGACCCGCACGCTGGAGGCCCTGGCCGAGTGCGCCCGCAGCGGCGAGGGCAACCTGCTGGCCCTGAGCGTGGAGGCCATGCGCGCCCGCGCGACCGTGGGCGAGCTGAGCGTGGTGCTGGAGGGCGTGTGGGGCCGCCACCGCGCCGAGGTCCAGACGGTGAGCGGCGTGTACGCCCAGGGCTACGCGGGCGACGAGGGCTTCGCGGCGCTTCAGGCCGACATCGCCACCTTTGCCGAGGCCGAGGGCCGCCGCCCGCGCATCCTGGTGGTCAAGATGGGCCAGGACGGCCACGACCGGGGGGCCAAGGTGATCGCCACGGGCTTCGCGGACCTGGGCTTCGACGTGGACCTGGGGCCGCTGTTCCAGACCCCCGCCGAGGCCGCCCGCCAGGCCGTCGAGAACGACGTGCACGTGGTCGGCGTGAGCAGCCAGGCCGCCGGGCACAAGACCCTGATTCCGCAACTGGTGGCGGCGCTGCGCGAACAGGGCGCGGGCGACATCCTCGTCATCGCGGGAGGCGTCATCCCGCAGCAGGACTACGCGGCGCTGCGGGAGGCCGGGGTGGCGGGCATCTTCGGCCCCGGCACGCCCATCCTGCACTCGGCGCGCGAGGTGCTGGCGCTGCTCGCGGCCCGGCAGGCGCCGACTGCCCCGGAGGCGAGAGAAGAGGTCTAG
- a CDS encoding PPC domain-containing DNA-binding protein, which yields MKSKLIQTAPGGERTFVLVFDPGDEVLAGLEAFTTGHDVSAGTFTALGALSSVRFGFFDLERKEYESIEVMEQVEVLSLIGNVSRKEDGAVQVHPHIVVGKRDGTALGGHFMRGYVQPTLEVTLVEDPATLRRTFRPEIGIALIDLDEE from the coding sequence ATGAAGTCCAAACTCATCCAGACGGCCCCGGGCGGCGAGCGCACCTTCGTGCTGGTCTTCGATCCCGGCGACGAGGTGCTGGCGGGGCTCGAAGCCTTCACCACCGGGCACGACGTGAGTGCCGGGACGTTCACGGCGCTGGGGGCACTGAGCAGCGTCCGGTTCGGGTTCTTCGATCTGGAACGCAAGGAATACGAGTCCATCGAGGTGATGGAACAGGTCGAGGTCCTGAGCCTGATCGGCAACGTCTCGCGCAAGGAGGACGGCGCGGTGCAGGTCCACCCGCACATCGTCGTGGGCAAGCGCGACGGCACGGCGCTGGGGGGCCATTTCATGCGCGGGTACGTGCAGCCGACGCTGGAAGTGACGCTGGTCGAGGATCCGGCCACGCTGAGGCGCACCTTCCGGCCGGAGATCGGGATCGCGCTGATTGACCTGGATGAGGAGTAA
- a CDS encoding YbhB/YbcL family Raf kinase inhibitor-like protein: MTKTLAAAALTILGVSLASCAPAMTGLTTLAPNAGLNPAQRLSVAQPSPTSTAGTLTLTSPSFVNGGTYPAAQVANGFGCTGPNISPALNWSGVPAGTQSLVLTKYDPDAPTGSGFWHWSVYNIPATATGLAQGAGNPGGTLPSGAAQLNNEGGQPGFVGACPPVGDAPHRYVYTLYALSSTLDLPTTVTPAILGFNLNGKVLAKTSLTATYGR, encoded by the coding sequence ATGACCAAGACCCTTGCCGCCGCTGCCCTGACCATTCTGGGCGTCAGTCTCGCCTCCTGCGCGCCCGCCATGACGGGCCTGACCACCCTGGCCCCCAATGCCGGCCTGAACCCCGCCCAGCGCCTGAGTGTGGCGCAGCCCAGCCCCACGAGCACGGCGGGCACGCTCACGCTGACCAGCCCCAGCTTCGTGAACGGCGGGACGTACCCGGCCGCGCAGGTCGCCAACGGCTTCGGCTGCACCGGCCCCAACATCTCGCCGGCCCTGAACTGGAGCGGCGTGCCGGCCGGGACCCAGAGCCTCGTGCTGACCAAGTACGACCCCGACGCCCCCACCGGCAGCGGCTTCTGGCACTGGTCGGTGTACAACATTCCTGCCACCGCCACCGGGCTGGCGCAGGGCGCGGGCAACCCTGGCGGCACGCTGCCCAGCGGCGCGGCGCAGCTGAACAACGAAGGCGGCCAGCCGGGCTTCGTCGGGGCCTGCCCGCCGGTCGGGGACGCGCCGCACCGCTACGTCTACACGCTGTACGCCCTGAGCAGCACCCTGGACCTGCCCACGACCGTCACCCCCGCCATCCTGGGCTTCAACCTGAACGGCAAGGTCCTCGCCAAGACCAGCCTGACCGCCACCTACGGGCGCTGA